From the genome of Jaculus jaculus isolate mJacJac1 chromosome 17, mJacJac1.mat.Y.cur, whole genome shotgun sequence:
tccttctcaaataagtaaatgaataaatataaaaagtacagtgtgtgtgtgtgtgtgtgtgtgtgtgtgtgtgtgtaaattatcaaataaagaaagaacactGAGTTTGGGGTACTGAATAGGGGTCGCTCCTACTATCAGCCCACATGCATGTTTCAGTTGCTCACTGACAATGTGGCTGCAGGCCTGAACCCTAGAAATACAGTGAAAACCATGAGCCCCAAACTGGGATGCCATGTGGTGGAATTATCCAGGGGGCGTTACCTTCccaccccctccagctccccacgcCACCCCAGAAGACAGAAAACGACAAAATAGCAGGCTCCCGTTTGCACAGATTTTAATGCCTGCTCTTCTGCTTTCAGATTGCAGGACCTTCTAAACCACACGCTTGTTCTCCTAGTCCCCTGGGGTCAGTCATCGACCATACCCTTCCCTGCTGGGATGACAGAGCAGGATCTGGGCTCCCTGGGTGccactctgtctccctcccccccacccccagtgacttgTGTGGAATATGGACACGTGACTTTGCTCACACTTCCATCCGGGGTCATTGCAGGGCCAAGACAGCAAGAGCAATGGGGGTGCGGACAGTCACGGGCCCATGGGGGAATGCAACACCCAGGACAGGAACGGGAGCCAGAAGGAGCTACAGGGCTCGGAGGGCACTCCGTGGCTCACTTGCTTCTTGATCCACCTGCTGTATTTGGCGAGGCGGGTATACACGCCTGGATTCTGGGGTCTGGCGCAGGCTTTCTCCCACGACAGTATCCCCACCAGAATCCACCTGCCTTCTACTTCACAGGCCAGCGGGCTCCCAGCATCCCCCTAGACAAAGACAGAGCAGGTGAGGGAGGCTGGGCTGGACCAGGGTACCCACAACTGTCTACCTTCGCCATTCAGCTTGCAAGAGTCACTCTTTAAGGATCTCACCAGCTGGGACCTCTCAAGTGGAGATTGTACCCCTGAGCTGCAGCTGGTGTCAGCCACGGGGGAAAGGGTGGCGAAAGTAGAGCCTGGTGACAGATGACAGGGAgggaggccagcctgcctcagggAACAGTCCTctgaccccctcccccaaattcATCCCTAGAAGAAAAGCTACCAGAATCCTACCCCTCCCAGAGACTCACATAACACAAGTTCTCCCCATAGTTGGTGGCGCAGACAATGTCCCCAAGGATAAGGGAGGCAATACGGAGGTGGGGGGACGGCTTGTGGTAAAGCCGGTTGCACCTCTTGTTGTCCATGATGAACACCTGCGCCTCCCGCAGCTCTGGCAACAGCGTAGTGTTGGCTACGGAGGAGATCACACCCGGTTCACACCCGGTCACTCTTCACACCTGAGCCCTGGCTTGGCCCTGGGTCTTGTCCCCTCTAGCCTCCAGGTCAGCTCGGCGCTACCTTGTCACACACTCGGTCCCTCCCCTGAATGGAAAGATCCTTGTCATTGGGAGGGGATTTGATTCAGGGTTTCCTTCTGGGGGAAGCTTTGGTTGCAGAACCCAGCAAGGCCCAACGCTGCCCCTTAACACCTTGGGGCAAATACATGGTCTTTCTGTGACCTTGGTTCACACTGGCTGTTTCCCACACCCCGACTGACACCCGCTTCTCCTTTGGGCATCTCAGGTCAGAGGTCAGCTTCAACCCCTGACAAGATGTTTcagcctcatttctttcttttatgctttctctctctctctttggtttttcgaggtggggtctccctctagcccaggctgacaggctatcctggaattcactatgtagtctcagggtggcctcgaactcactgatcctcctacctctgcttcccaagtgctgggattaaaggcgtgcgccaccacaccaggctctctttatctttctgtttatatgcatgtgtatatgtgtgtgtgatgtacatgtgtatatgagtgttggtgtgtgtgtgtgagagtcaGTGGGTgggcatgcacacgtgtgtaagTATAGGGAGGTCAGTGGTCAGTGTTGGGCGTCCTCaactgctctccactttattctttgagtttgggtctctcactgaacctactgTGCACTCATTTCACTAGTGTGGTAGTgagttttgaggtaaggtctcatcctagcccagcttgacctggaacttactctgtagtcctaggctggcttcaaactcacagcaatcctcctccctttcctacctctgccttccaagtgctgggattacaggcagcaccaccacatccaaccctatctcttttttatttatttagtttgattaatttattttgttttttcaaggtagggactcactctagcccaggctgacctggaattcactacgtagttttaggctggccttgaactcacagagctcctcctatctctgcctcccgagtgctgggattaaagttgtatgctaccacgcccagaatatttattttattttaaaataatattattggggctggagagatggcttagtggtaaaacgcttgcctgtgaagcctaaggaccccggttcgaggcttgattccccaggacccatgtaagccagatgcacaaggtggtgcatacatctggagttcatatgcagtggctggaggccctggcgtgcccattctctccctctccctccctccctctctctctctcaaataaataaataaatatattattactagtttttttttgtttgagacaggctctcatgtatgctaggctggcctcaaactcactacgtagccaaggaaggccttgaactcccaatcttcctgtctctcaagtgctgggattgcagatgtaatacatctgggttttttgtttgtttgtttttttaccatTTTCATTGTTCACTTGTGTCCCACCTCCCCCATATCAGCTGTAACTTTCTTCTAGGCAGGGAATATATTTCCAACAGCAGAGTCTGAGTGTGGCAAAGTGACTGAGAGGCAAGAGAGGAGTGACTTGATGGGTCACTGGCTCAGTTTCTCTAGGAGGCAGATGATGACGCTCACCCAGCCTGACTGAGGTGCCTGCTTAAACCCTGACAACAGTCACCCTACCAGGAATGGGTCCAACGCATCCCAAGAATTAGGGGCCAGAGGCCACAATCACAGCGTCACAGGGAGGGACTTAGGAAAGCCCCCAAGAGAAGGAGTGCCATGCCCACTTGAGAAGGCATGTCATGCCCACTTACCTGAGAAGCGCCGCTTAGCCTGGCCCCAGCCAGTCACCCAGCACTCTGTCCCAACCTTCAAGTTGAGGTTGGGCTCTGGGAGGCAGATGGGCTGCACGTACTTGCTGAAGGTGACAGGGGTATGAAGATGGAGAAGAGCAACGTCACCTATAGGGAAGGTCCATCCCCAGTGCCTGGGGTGCACAATGATGTCACTCACGGCAACCCAGACTGCCCCTCTGGGGTCCAGAGGCTGCAGTTCATTGGTGCCCAGCATCACGGAGTACTCTTCGGTGCTGCAGGAGACAGAGAATCCCACCGGGAGACGTCAGCTTCCCAAGCCACTTCCCTGGACCCCTTGCCCTTCTCAGAAGTCCCGTCTGATCTGCTCTGTCCATTCCACGTGGCCGAATCCAACCTGGGGACTGTGGATGTCAGAGATACGACAGGGCCCTCTCGTTGGCATCCGTAGCCGTTCAAAGTGGCCTGGCCCACCTGCTGCACTGCACGTGTGGGGGGTGGTATTCGTGGATGCCAGCCTGTGGGTAAgttgtgtgtggggagggtgtTCTAGGTTTTCCTGTTGCCCAGTTTATAACACAGACTCTGGGCCCTGTGAGATCCTGAGCATGACtgtcccccttcccactcttctcCAGGGCCCTCCTCCCTCACGCTGTGTCCCCAAAGACCTCGGGTAGCTGAGCCAGGCCCAGACACTCAGGCCACACTCACCCGTGGATGCAGTGGGCGGCGGACACCACCCAGCTGGGAGCAATGAGGGCCCCTCCGCACACGTGCTCCTTGTCTGTCCGCAGGCTCACCTCCCAGGGCCAATGGCGGGCCTCCTCCAAGTTCTCTGGCCACCAGGGCTTGCCGCAAACTTCAGGGACAAGCATGCCAGAATGGGCAGTCACCAAAGAAAGGAAGACCAGAATGACTGGGGGCAAGTCGGCCTATGAGGTCAGAGGCAGGGGCTCTTTCCATGTCAAAGAGGGGGGGACTGAGAGGGATGTGAGGACAGTGGTTTGCCCCAAAGCACGGAGGTAGAAAGGAAATGACAATTGCAGACACAGAAACttcaagacagggctggagaaatggcttagtggttagggcgcttgcctgcaaagccaaaggacccatgttcaattccccaggacccatgtaagccagatgcacgggggggggagggcgcatgcatctggagttcatttgcagtggctggaggtcctggtgtgcctattctctctctctctctccctctctctttctctctcaaataaataaagtaaaataaaatattatttaaaaaaaaacaaacaaacttcaagACAGAGACATGGAGACATCACAGCAAGAGAGCCAcaggggcctggcatggtggcgcacgcctttgatcccagctcttgggaggcagaggtaggaggattgccatgagtttgaggccagcctgagactccatagtgaattctgggtcagcctgggctagagtgagacgctacctcaaaaaaaaaaaaaggcagaagtaCGGCTAGAGTCTTGAGATAGGAAATGCATTTCTTGCATGTGGACCATGCCTCGAAAAGGTTTGtggcatctctctctttttagcatgtgtgtacaggtgcacgtATGTGTGGAGGCTGGCGGACACGTCTTGGGTGTTGCTCCTCAGGACTGCTgaccaccttcttttgagacctGGTCTCTGTCTGTCCTGAAGCTCACATAATTCATCTAAACTTGCTGGCCAGTGAGCGCCGGGGATATGTTGTCTCCTCCTCCTCGCTGCTGGGATTCCAAACACACGTCCCCACACCAGGGTTTCCCGCCTTCCTCATGGGCTCTGCAGGTCAAACTCAAGCCCCTGTGCTTACACAAAGCAAGCAGTTTATTGACCAAGCTATCTCCCTGGTTCCTGATACATCTCTTGGATGCAAAAGATCCTCATACTGTTCTGTCAAGA
Proteins encoded in this window:
- the LOC101596332 gene encoding putative serine protease 45; this translates as MPMVVWTPIISSNLRHSLAVFVMRLSETPRQVATCGPHGFLAERPGRCAPSLGPDLLCAGGASEPGGLAPPPSAPSPGPCSETFLVSFPVTAAFGSTAIAPDLTLPCHTNIAGLPGQGSMPLVPVCGKPWWPENLEEARHWPWEVSLRTDKEHVCGGALIAPSWVVSAAHCIHGTEEYSVMLGTNELQPLDPRGAVWVAVSDIIVHPRHWGWTFPIGDVALLHLHTPVTFSKYVQPICLPEPNLNLKVGTECWVTGWGQAKRRFSANTTLLPELREAQVFIMDNKRCNRLYHKPSPHLRIASLILGDIVCATNYGENLCYGDAGSPLACEVEGRWILVGILSWEKACARPQNPGVYTRLAKYSRWIKKQVSHGVPSEPCSSFWLPFLSWVLHSPMGP